One genomic region from Salvelinus fontinalis isolate EN_2023a chromosome 18, ASM2944872v1, whole genome shotgun sequence encodes:
- the LOC129815468 gene encoding probable G-protein coupled receptor — MEKSGPMLASIPNRTGSNLTTGLWGPNPTVPAEVGVVTSSQSQIKDLIGLFAMVTLNLIALLANTGVMVAIARAPHLKRFAFVCHLCAVDLLCAILLMPLGIISNSPFFGTVVFTVLECQVYIFLNVFLICASILTITAISVERYYYIVHPMRYEVKMSINLAIGIMLLIWVKSILLALVTLFGWPAYGAHSSIAANHCSLHWSHSRLRKVFAVLFSVVCFLLPAIVIFAVYCNVYKVARSAALQHAPATTTWASSNPAKRANRSDSINSQTTIITTTRSLPQRLSPERAFSGGKAALTLVVIVSQFLLCWLPYFSFHLHLSFRSSLQSPGDVEEAVTWLAYSSFAVNPFFYGLLNRQIREELVKFRRCCSSGPVELVASSHEGSFQENFLQFIQRTSCTADKRSSCTNSSPRNTLDQGIRIPGQITEEHG, encoded by the coding sequence ATGGAGAAATCTGGTCCGATGCTGGCCTCTATTCCCAATCGCACAGGGTCCAACCTCACAACTGGCCTATGGGGACCCAACCCCACAGTCCCCGCAGAGGTGGGAGTGGTCACCAGCTCCCAGTCTCAGATCAAAGATCTGATTGGGCTGTTTGCAATGGTGACCCTTAATCTCATCGCCCTATTGGCCAACACTGGAGTCATGGTGGCCATCGCCCGCGCCCCTCACCTGAAGAGGTTTGCCTTTGTGTGCCACCTGTGTGCAGTGGACCTGCTGTGTGCCATCCTCCTCATGCCCCTGGGCATCATCTCCAACTCACCCTTTTTTGGCACCGTGGTGTTCACCGTGTTGGAGTGCCAGGTCTACATCTTCCTCAACGTGTTCCTCATCTGTGCCTCCATCCTCACCATCACCGCCATCAGTGTGGAGCGCTACTACTACATCGTCCATCCCATGCGCTACGAGGTGAAGATGAGCATCAATCTAGCCATCGGCATAATGCTCCTCATATGGGTCAAGTCCATCCTTCTGGCCCTGGTCACCCTGTTTGGTTGGCCTGCCTACGGGGCCCACAGCTCCATCGCTGCCAACCACTGCTCCCTCCACTGGAGCCACAGTCGGTTGAGGAAGGTGTTCGCCGTGCTCTTCAGCGTGGTGTGTTTCCTGTTACCTGCCATTGTCATCTTTGCTGTCTACTGTAACGTGTACAAGGTGGCGCGCTCGGCTGCCCTGCAGCACGCACCCGCGACCACCACCTGGGCCTCGTCCAACCCAGCCAAACGTGCCAACCGTTCTGACTCCATCAACAGCCagaccaccatcatcaccaccacccgcAGCCTGCCCCAGAGACTGTCCCCTGAGAGGGCATTCAGCGGAGGTAAGGCTGCCCTCACCCTGGTGGTCATTGTGAGCCAGTTCCTGCTCTGCTGGCTGCCTTACTTCTCCTTCCACCTGCACTTGTCCTTCAGATCGTCCCTGCAGAGTCCCggggacgtggaggaggccgtcaCCTGGCTGGCCTACTCCTCCTTCGCTGTCAACCCTTTCTTTTATGGCCTTCTCAACAGGCAGATCAGGGAGGAGTTGGTCAAGTTCCGGCGCTGCTGCTCCTCCGGACCGGTGGAGCTGGTGGCCTCCAGCCATGAGGGCTCCTTTCAGGAGAACTTCCTCCAGTTCATTCAGAGAACCAGCTGCACGGCCGACAAGCGCTCCAGCTGCACCAACTCCAGCCCCAGGAACACTCTGGACCAGGGGATCAGAATACCTGGCCAGATAACAGAGGAGCACGGCTAA